In Naumovozyma dairenensis CBS 421 chromosome 2, complete genome, the following are encoded in one genomic region:
- the RAM1 gene encoding protein farnesyltransferase (similar to Saccharomyces cerevisiae RAM1 (YDL090C); ancestral locus Anc_2.366), producing MSNPLSRAKFIDTKLLGRKRTVVEKIVSEEEIEPLMKELETDTTISRDEVKHTCQELFEKVINKEEVVLDRKFHRRYLDLAFGSTLPPQLTALDASQPWMLYWIANSLKVLDPTWLTDDIKNAIQEKIFKLSEVPHQGGPFGGGVGQLAHMAGTYASVNALAVCDNISGCWDKIDRQALYDWLLALKQPDGGFKTCLEVGEADTRGVYCALTLASLLNILTDELREGTVEYLVKCQNYEGGFGGSPQEDEAHGGYTFCAVASLAILNSLDKINLEKLMEWCSLRQTNEEGGLAGRSNKLVDGCYSFWVGATSAILESRGWDSSIDKKVLRDYILICCQSSHEPGLRDKPGKHSDFYHTMYILFGLVITENTFKDQGGHLCHNIEAKLIDSYKFIPSDLQGINPVYGLPIDDTKLFMNHFRNIDKK from the coding sequence atgtCGAATCCACTTTCTAGAGcaaaattcattgataCGAAGCTCTTAGGCCGTAAAAGAACAGTGGTTGAGAAGATTGTgagtgaagaagaaattgaaccattgatgaaagaattggaaaCAGATACAACCATCAGTCGTGATGAAGTGAAACATACTtgtcaagaattatttgagAAAGTAATTAATAAAGAGGAAGTTGTGTTAGATAGGAAGTTCCATAGGAGGTATTTAGATTTAGCTTTCGGTTCCACTCTACCACCTCAATTGACAGCCTTGGATGCCTCGCAACCTTGGATGTTATATTGGATTGCTAACTCTTTGAAAGTTCTTGATCCAACATGGTTGACTGACGACATTAAAAACGctattcaagaaaagataTTTAAGCTTTCTGAAGTCCCTCATCAAGGTGGCCCATTTGGTGGTGGTGTTGGGCAATTGGCTCACATGGCGGGTACTTATGCATCAGTTAATGCCCTTGCTGTTTgtgataatatttcagGGTGTTGGGATAAAATAGATAGACAAGCTTTGTATGATTGGTTGCTAGCATTAAAGCAACCAGACGGTGGGTTTAAAACTTGTTTGGAAGTTGGAGAAGCCGATACAAGAGGTGTATATTGTGCACTTACATTAGCCTCccttttaaatattttaactGATGAATTACGTGAAGGTACTGTCGAATATCTCGTTAAATGTCAAAATTATGAAGGTGGGTTTGGTGGCTCCCCACAGGAGGATGAGGCACATGGTGGTTATACATTCTGTGCTGTTGCAAGTTTAGCCATATTAAATTCCCTTGATAAAATCAACCTTGAAAAGTTGATGGAATGGTGTAGCCTACGCCAAACTAATGAAGAAGGTGGATTGGCTGGAAGAAGCAACAAATTAGTTGACGGTTGCTACAGTTTTTGGGTTGGTGCCACTTCAGCTATTCTGGAATCTCGAGGTTGGGATTCTTCGATTGATAAAAAGGTACTACGAGActatattttaatttgttGTCAATCCTCACATGAACCAGGTTTAAGAGATAAACCAGGAAAGCATTCAGATTTCTATCATACCATGTATATTCTTTTCGGATTAGTCATTACTGAAAATACATTTAAAGATCAAGGGGGACATCTATGCCATAATATTGAAGCAAAGCTAATAGATAGCTATAAATTTATACCTTCTGATTTGCAAGGCATCAACCCAGTTTATGGCCTGCCAATAGATGACACCAAGCTATTTATGAATCATTTTagaaatattgataaaaaataG
- the NDAI0B03170 gene encoding uncharacterized protein (similar to Saccharomyces cerevisiae PMT5 (YDL093W)) yields MAHKKKTTSSKSGSVKPSSEQQTTETTPDLFIEKGPVRPYIVTEPPKELTASRTITTMKEKLMLLALIVFTASIRLPRLSQPNSVVFDEVHFGKFASYYIKGEFFMDVHPPLAKMLYAGVAALAGFKGDFLFPEIGALYPKDVPYVVMRTFSAALGSCTVILLYLTLRASGVRSWIAFVCGLCFAIENSYVTISRYILLDSPLIFFIAASAYAFKKYETYHSFSIGSLKTLIATGLCLGMAASSKWVGLFTIAWIGLLCIWRLWFMVGDLSKSVKSVFMIAIMKLVCLLGIPTILYLLFFQVHFQSLRFEGDGSSFLSSEFRSALIGNTIPQNMVYDVGVGSMVTLRHTGTMGGYLHSHQHNYPVGSEQQQITLYPHLDFNNEWIIESNNAPGVTFKSFHNLSDGTVIKLLHPGTQCRLHSHDHKAPVSENSDWQKEVSCYGYPGFTGDGNDDWIIEIDKSKSVPGEAQERIIAINTKFRLKHALSGCYLFSHETKLPEWGFQQQEVTCAHSGKAYLTLWYIEGSENPLLPEDTKRISYKAPSFLQKFIESHQKMWHINSNLVEPHYFESLPTSWPLLSRGISYWGDDTHHKTVYLLGNAIVWWSVSAFIVVFAIVVLYELISWQVGKSILQDSNVVNFHVQVIHYLLGFAIHFAPSFLMKRQMFLHHYLPAYYFGVLALGHALDITCTHVLKRKKTFAYIFLGVFFCASYYFFNNHTAIIYGDEWTKEACKSSRWVSTWDYNCDIFLDKYEDYATLELETEETPLRTMPYPTLSSESSPVIEINKNVVELEAEKVERQKPSDAPPVPGKETYDDIMKQPGAKIFKDQYGNSIDPDVAKQWLQQEGGSILRVEKKTVKTKLPKN; encoded by the coding sequence aagaagacaaCGTCTTCAAAATCGGGAAGTGTGAAGCCCTCATCTGAACAACAGACCACTGAAACTACCCCAGATTTATTTATCGAAAAAGGTCCAGTAAGACCGTACATCGTCACAGAACCACCAAAGGAACTTACCGCCTCTCGTACCATCACAACAATGAAGGAAAAACTAATGTTATTAGCATTAATAGTCTTCACTGCATCCATCAGATTACCAAGATTATCTCAACCTAATAGCGTCGTCTTTGATGAGGTTCATTTCGGTAAATTCGCTTCCTATTACATCAAGGGAGAATTCTTTATGGACGTGCATCCTCCATTAGCCAAAATGTTATATGCTGGTGTCGCTGCCCTTGCCGGATTCAAAGGTGATTTCTTATTTCCAGAAATCGGTGCTCTATATCCAAAGGACGTCCCATATGTAGTTATGAGAACGTTCTCAGCTGCATTGGGTTCATGTACCGTCAtcttattatatttaacCTTACGTGCTTCCGGTGTTAGATCTTGGATCGCCTTCGTTTGTGGGTTATGTTTTGCCATTGAAAATTCATATGTTACTATCTCTCGTTATATCCTTTTGGATTCTCCtttgattttcttcatcgCAGCCTCTGCATATGCCTTTAAGAAATATGAAACTTATCATTCCTTCTCAATTGGATCCCTTAAAACTTTGATCGCTACTGGGCTTTGCCTTGGTATGGCTGCCTCTTCCAAATGGGTGGGTTTGTTTACCATCGCTTGGATCGGTCTACTTTGTATTTGGAGATTATGGTTCATGGTCGGTGATTTATCTAAATCGGTTAAATCTGTCTTTATGATTGCCATAATGAAATTAGTATGTTTATTAGGTATCCCGACAATcttatatcttttatttttccaagTCCATTTCCAAAGTTTACGTTTCGAAGGTGATGGATCAAGTTTCTTATCATCTGAATTTAGATCAGCTTTGATTGGTAATACAATCCCTCAAAATATGGTGTATGATGTAGGTGTTGGTTCTATGGTCACATTACGCCATACGGGGACTATGGGTGGTTATTTACATTCTCATCAGCATAATTATCCAGTTGGCTctgaacaacaacaaattaCTCTATATCCACATTTagatttcaataatgaatgGATCATTGAAAGTAATAATGCACCAGGTGTTACTTTTAAATCCTTCCATAACTTATCCGATGGTACtgttattaaattattacatCCGGGTACCCAATGTAGATTACATTCTCATGATCATAAGGCTCCTGTATCCGAAAACAGTGATTGGCAAAAGGAAGTTTCTTGTTATGGTTACCCAGGTTTCACTGGTGACGGTAATGATGATTGgatcattgaaattgataaatcaaaatctgTTCCAGGTGAAGCTCAAGAACGTATCATTGCCATCAACACTAAATTCAGATTAAAACATGCTTTATCGGGTTGTTATTTGTTCTCTCATGAAACTAAATTACCTGAATGGGGGTtccaacaacaagaagTCACATGTGCTCATTCAGGTAAGGCTTATTTAACTCTTTGGTACATTGAAGGTAGTGAAAATCCATTATTGCCAGAAGATACTAAACGTATTTCTTACAAGGCGCCATCATTCTTACAAAAATTCATCGAATCTCATCAAAAAATGTGGCATATCAACAGTAATTTAGTTGAACCTCATTATTTCGAATCGTTACCAACCTCATGGCCTTTATTAAGCCGTGGTATCAGTTATTGGGGTGATGATACCCATCACAAGACTGTTTACCTATTGGGTAACGCCATCGTATGGTGGTCCGTATCTGCATTTATTGTCGTATTTGCCATTGTTGTTCTTTATGAGTTGATATCATGGCAAGTCGGTAAGAGTATCTTACAAGATTCAAACGTTGTCAATTTCCATGTTCAGGTCATCCACTATTTATTAGGTTTTGCCATTCATTTCGCTCCATCATTCTTAATGAAACGTCAAATGTTCTTACATCATTATTTACCAGCTTATTATTTCGGTGTCTTGGCTTTGGGTCACGCATTAGATATTACATGTACCCATGTCttaaagagaaagaagaCTTTCGcctatatatttttaggTGTGTTTTTCTGCGCttcatattatttctttaacaATCATACAGCAATCATCTACGGTGATGAATGGACAAAAGAAGCCTGTAAAAGTTCAAGATGGGTTTCAACATGGGATTACAACTGTGACATCTTCTTGGATAAATACGAAGATTATGCCACCTTAGAATTGGAAACTGAAGAGACTCCATTGCGAACAATGCCGTATCCAACCCTGTCTTCTGAATCATCGCCAGTaattgaaatcaataaaaacGTTGTTGAATTAGAAGCTGAAAAAGTTGAACGTCAAAAACCAAGTGATGCTCCCCCAGTTCCAGGCAAAGAAACGTACGATGATATAATGAAGCAGCCAGGTGCAAAAATTTTCAAGGATCAATATGGTAATAGTATTGATCCAGATGTTGCTAAACAATGGTTACAACAAGAAGGTGGATCTATCCTAAGAGTGGAGAAGAAAACTGTCAAGACAAAACTACCAAAAAACTAA
- the UBX3 gene encoding clathrin-mediated endocytosis regulator UBX3 (similar to Saccharomyces cerevisiae UBX3 (YDL091C); ancestral locus Anc_2.365) yields the protein MNFINHALGSSNASGPDFVRSIPGAFPNQSRNGNSNTESGTNHNNGSTDGATAPSRSLAFFKVIYRIPLLLLFYFMKVSLVLFTTTKSFLKYEEFYKKAKLEHKVELNDIIDTISNQAIPLDDNSSYTFASLYSVENGRFNKGYMRDSYTDLLAGTSDQATFGMIYLHDPLLDDPMQYVNDILCTEPFITLIQKFQMLLWIGDVTKSEGLQVANSLKVRKFPFLGFITLKNESKVELVKSYQGSLIECDYSSQSLENILTKAYPKLVNIRQQRQNQAMESLIREQQDARYQTSLNRDQERERRRVQAREREQMERHREIQERQWLLWRKARLHPEPVGNEINSSRIALRVDGNRVVRKFDSSLPIEEIYAYAELYSKGLLEADAEYDSHDEYPSGYDHEYTFKLVCLAPRKELDPSTIISEEPLIYPSGNVVIEDIGEI from the coding sequence atgaatttCATCAATCATGCATTAGGATCATCTAATGCAAGCGGTCCTGATTTTGTTCGATCGATACCCGGCGCCTTCCCTAATCAATCAAGAAATGGTAATAGTAACACCGAGTCAGGTACTAACCATAATAATGGATCTACCGATGGAGCAACTGCTCCATCAAGAAGTTTAGCGTTCTTTAAAGTAATCTACAGAATCCCATTGCTATTACTTTTCTATTTCATGAAAGTATCGCTCGTATTGTTCACAACCACCAAGAGTTTCTTAAAATACGAGGAGTTTTATAAAAAAGCCAAACTTGAACATAAGGTTGAGCTAAATGACATCATTGATACGATATCCAACCAGGCCATTCCACTAGATGATAATTCTTCGTACACTTTTGCATCCTTATACAGTGTCGAAAATGGACGATTTAATAAAGGATATATGAGAGACAGTTACACTGATTTACTCGCTGGCACATCAGATCAAGCAACATTTGGaatgatatatttacatgaCCCGTTATTAGACGATCCAATGCAATATGTCAATGATATACTATGTACGGAACCATTCATTACTcttattcaaaaatttcaaatgttACTATGGATCGGAGATGTTACCAAATCTGAAGGTTTACAAGTAGCAAACTCTTTAAAAGTAAGGAAATTCCCATTTTTGGGATTCataactttgaaaaatgaaagtaaAGTTGAATTGGTAAAAAGTTATCAAGGCTCTTTGATAGAATGTGACTATTCCTCGCAGTCACTAGAAAATATTCTAACTAAGGCATATCCAAAATTAGTTAATATAAGGCAACAAAGACAGAATCAAGCAATGGAGAGCCTAATAAGAGAACAACAAGATGCTCGATACCAAACATCTCTCAATAGAGATCAAGAAAGAGAGCGTCGAAGAGTACAGGCAAGAGAACGCGAACAAATGGAAAGGCATAGAGAAATTCAAGAACGACAATGGCTACTTTGGAGGAAAGCAAGATTACATCCAGAACCAGTTGGAAACGAAATCAATTCCTCTAGAATAGCACTTCGGGTAGATGGGAACCGTGTAGTTAGGAAATTCGATTCTAGTTTACCgattgaagaaatatatgCTTATGCAGAATTATATTCGAAAGGGCTACTTGAAGCTGACGCTGAATATGATTCCCATGATGAATATCCCTCGGGCTATGATCACGAATACACTTTCAAGTTAGTGTGTCTAGCACCAAGGAAAGAATTAGACCCATCAACAATAATCTCTGAAGAACCTCTAATTTATCCATCTGGGAATGTAGTTATAGAAGACATTGGAGAGATTTGA
- the SRP14 gene encoding RNA-binding signal recognition particle subunit SRP14 (similar to Saccharomyces cerevisiae SRP14 (YDL092W); ancestral locus Anc_2.364): MSTNEGCLSSETFLVKVSEFFKIANEKKITVHLTLKRLIDRDPVEENPELDSTKQPFFDVSQKATGVVPAGKEISTKEYPLLIRISYGSHAKKTKCSTIINSDQLDKFWQDYTSVVKSSMNGLIKKKKKKGKSAGTKDKKKGKK; this comes from the coding sequence atgtCTACAAATGAAGGATGTCTATCATCAGAGACTTTTCTGGTAAAAGTTTCAgagtttttcaaaattgccaatgaaaagaaaataacgGTTCATCTAACTCTTAAGAGGTTGATTGACCGTGATCCAGTTGAAGAGAATCCAGAATTAGATAGTACTAAACAACCATTCTTTGATGTTTCGCAAAAAGCAACAGGTGTGGTACCTGCAGGGAAAGAAATTTCAACTAAAGAATATCCACTTTTAATAAGGATATCATATGGTTCACATGCGAAGAAAACCAAATGTTCTACTATTATAAATTCTGATCAATTGGATAAATTTTGGCAAGATTATACATCAGTTGTGAAATCAAGTATGAATGGATtaatcaagaaaaagaaaaagaaagggAAGTCTGCAGGTACCAAGGATAAAAAGAAAGGGAAGAAATGA
- the NDAI0B03160 gene encoding uncharacterized protein (similar to Saccharomyces cerevisiae PMT1 (YDL095W); ancestral locus Anc_2.362), protein MAVSKGTKEKNPDAVEEPIVQIPEVKSGPLRPYLNIEPSNHLVKSRTIQTFNEKVLVATLWIFTSIIRLHDLSWPNSVVFDEVVYGGFASKYLKGTFFLDVNPPLVKLLYAAIGYLSGFKGSFDFGRIGAAFSAATPYVLMRSLSALLGSFTVVVLYLTLRVSGVRIWVALATAICLAVENSYVTVSRFIMLDSPLVFFIALAVYFVQKSELYQAGSIKSYFLVFLSSISLGFAISSKWVAVGAFAWVGLMCLFRLWFMVGDLNRSVCSSFKIAAIKIATLLVVPFCMYVFVFYLHFQLANVDSSISQYFTQEFRTALINNTIPQDIPAEVGVGSRITLRHTGTNGGYLHSHSHYYETGSNQQQISLYPYEDGNNEWLVELYDKPLANVTEWKNLTSGMKIKLLHNTFCRVHTHDHKPPVSENSDWQKEVSCYGFENFEGDGNDDWIIEIDEDESVPGEAQQHIRALETKFRLKHAIMGCYLFSHETKLDKKGFNQQEVTCGYSGKDYLTTWYVESNENPLLPDETDRVSYQKPTFLDKFIETHKKILHVSGKIDNTHPYESSPFSWPLMPRGIDFWNEGHQDIYLLGNAVVWWSVTAFIALFLGNSALQLLRWQLGYELSQDPVVINFHLQVIQYLLGFILNFAPSLLFKGQLFLNNYLPAYYFGILALGHGLEMIVSYFFERRKSSGYVLIVVFVFMAVRFFSGHSSLVYGTRWTTDLCEQSKLLSDWDYDCSSFYSTYREYDAHPDGTYEGNPLISPSKTLAAPAPPTPIPGAPLTEIEKFDEVVDDGVVKKFIDQNGNEIPEEEARRLIAEQGGSFERVVNGQVKGEGEGQENIEENIQENAQKNIQENVQEHQQEHQQETLQGDVQENEEPVKEEEAQSVSFEPSFDNEESFPVNGGDKGSQDGVAGTVHNDDGGIQEQPETPPIENVHAAEQELEQDSDQNNDEAFEQILHEPIPKKFVDENGNELDPEVARKMVQEGGSFERLQEDEEEPFPTNTVDIESLIHDGKPKKFIDEFGNELSPEDAKRLVEEQGGIVEEFVLH, encoded by the coding sequence ATGGCTGTGAGTAAGGGTACTAAAGAAAAGAACCCTGACGCGGTTGAGGAACCAATTGTCCAAATACCAGAAGTTAAAAGTGGGCCATTGAGAccttatttaaatatagaACCAAGCAATCATTTAGTCAAATCACGTACTATCCAAACGTTTAATGAGAAAGTACTAGTTGCTACTTTATGGATATTTACATCGATTATCCGATTACATGATTTGAGCTGGCCAAACAGTGTCGTTTTTGATGAAGTTGTATACGGTGGATTCGCCTCAAAATATCTGAAAGGAACATTTTTCCTCGACGTTAATCCTCCTTTGGTCAAACTACTTTATGCCGCTATTGGTTACTTATCAGGATTTAAAGGATCATTCGATTTCGGCCGTATTGGTGCAGCCTTCTCTGCTGCCACTCCATATGTTTTAATGAGATCCTTATCTGCTCTACTAGGTTCATTCACTGTTGTCGTATTGTATCTTACATTGCGTGTCTCGGGTGTCAGAATTTGGGTCGCCTTAGCGACAGCTATATGTTTAGCAGTCGAAAACTCCTATGTCACAGTTTCTCGTTTTATTATGTTAGATTCTCCCCtagttttctttattgCACTTGCAGTATATTTTGTTCAAAAATCAGAGTTATATCAAGCTGGTTCCATAAAATCCTACTTTTTAGTGTTTTTgtcttcaatttctttaggTTTTGCTATCTCTTCCAAATGGGTTGCTGTAGGTGCATTCGCCTGGGTTGGTTTGATGTGCTTGTTTAGATTATGGTTTATGGTTGGTGATTTGAACAGATCTGTTTGTTCATCTTTCAAGATCGCTGCGATAAAAATCGCAACCCTTTTAGTTGTTCCATTCTGCATGTACGTTTTCGTTTTCTATTTACATTTCCAATTGGCAAATGTTGATTCGAGTATTAGTCAGTATTTCACTCAAGAGTTTAGAACAGCTTTAATCAATAACACAATTCCACAAGATATTCCAGCTGAGGTTGGTGTTGGTTCCAGGATTACTTTACGTCACACCGGTACCAATGGAGGTTATTTACATTCACATAGCCATTATTATGAAACAGGTTCgaatcaacaacaaatatcCTTGTATCCTTATGAAGATGGAAACAACGAATGGTTAGTGGAGTTATACGATAAACCATTGGCAAATGTTACCGAATGGAAGAACTTGACCTCTGGTATGAAAATCAAACTATTACATAATACTTTTTGTAGGGTACATACTCATGATCATAAACCACCAGTATCAGAAAACAGTGATTGGCAAAAAGAAGTGTCTTGTTACGGGTTTGAAAATTTCGAAGGTGATGGTAACGATGATTggattattgaaattgatgaagatgaatctGTTCCTGGAGAGGCACAACAACATATTAGAGCTCTTGAAACTAAATTCAGATTGAAACACGCTATCATGGGCTGCTACCTCTTCTCTCATGAAACTAAACTTGATAAGAAAGGTTTTAATCAGCAAGAAGTTACTTGCGGTTATTCAGGAAAAGATTACTTAACCACCTGGTATGTCGAAAGTAATGAGAACCCACTATTACCAGATGAAACTGACCGTGTATCCTACCAGAAACCCACCTTTTTGgataaatttattgaaactCACAAGAAAATCTTACACGTTTCAGGTAAGATAGATAATACTCATCCATACGAATCCAGTCCATTTTCTTGGCCACTAATGCCACGTGGTATTGATTTTTGGAACGAAGGACATCaagatatttatttactCGGCAATGCTGTTGTATGGTGGTCAGTTACTGCTTTTATTGCGCTTTTCTTAGGAAACAGTGCTTTGCAATTACTAAGGTGGCAGTTAGGTTATGAACTTTCTCAGGATCCTGTTGTTATTAACTTCCATCTCCAAGTGATCCAGTATTTATTAggttttattttgaatttcgCACCATCTTTGTTGTTCAAGGGGCAGcttttcttaaataatTACCTCCCAGCCTATTATTTCGGTATCTTAGCTCTAGGACATGGTTTAGAGATGATTGTCTCTTATTTCTTTGAGAGAAGAAAATCTTCCGGTTATGTTTTGATCGTTGTTTTCGTTTTCATGGCTGTTCGTTTTTTCAGCGGTCATTCTTCCTTGGTTTACGGTACTAGATGGACCACTGACCTTTGTGAACAATCCAAATTGTTGTCTGACTGGGATTATGACTGTTCTTCGTTTTATTCGACTTACCGTGAATATGATGCCCACCCAGATGGAACCTATGAAGGCAATCCATTAATCTCCCCATCTAAGACTTTAGCTGCTCCAGCTCCTCCAACTCCAATACCTGGAGCTCCATTGACTGAAATTGAGAAATTCGATGAGGTGGTTGATGATGGTGTCGTTAAGAAGTTCATTGACCAAAATGGTAACGAAATtccagaagaagaagcaagAAGACTAATCGCTGAACAAGGTGGCTCGTTTGAACGTGTAGTAAACGGACAGGTTAAAGGAGAAGGAGAGGGACAGGagaatattgaagaaaacattCAAGAAAACGCCCAAAAAAacattcaagaaaatgtTCAAGAACACCAACAAGAACATCAACAAGAAACCTTGCAAGGAGATgttcaagaaaatgaagaaccagtgaaagaagaagaagcgCAATCGGTATCATTTGAACCTTCATTCGACAACGAAGAATCATTCCCAGTCAACGGAGGTGATAAAGGAAGTCAGGATGGTGTTGCCGGAACAGTCCACAACGATGATGGCGGTATTCAAGAGCAACCGGAAACTCCTCCCATTGAAAACGTTCATGCCGCTGAACAAGAATTAGAACAAGATTCTGATCAAAATAATGACGAAGCTTTTGAACAAATCTTGCATGAACCTATTCCtaaaaaatttgttgaCGAAAATGGTAACGAACTTGATCCAGAGGTAGCAAGAAAAATGGTTCAAGAAGGTGGctcttttgaaagattGCAAGAAGACGAAGAGGAACCTTTCCCCACTAATACGGTCGACATCGAATCACTTATACACGACGGGAAACCTAAAAAGTTCATAGATGAATTTGGAAACGAATTGTCACCGGAGGATGCTAAAAGGCTAGTAGAAGAACAGGGTGGTATTGTTGAAGAGTTTGTCCTTCATTAG